Proteins co-encoded in one Armatimonadota bacterium genomic window:
- a CDS encoding glycoside hydrolase: protein MEKPGVGYTIEKFTISRDDSLYECFPSLARCNNGRIILTYRESDSHVARDFCRLVVRISDDNGKTFSERKILAESHQKDGVLLKYNCPKVQQLKDGRILLICDVFKTPPADDEKGGAGSDIVFFFSNDCGETWSAEQKTGVHGIMPDEVIELANGDWLLATQFRRGNTFQCVSRSTDGGKTWSEPITIAAREGFNFCEASILQLPTGELVCYMRENSGKGLPIYKSISKDGGKTWEGPFETLMMAGHRPVAHLTKSGKVMITYRHQPGGAGAWAKNTFAYLESVESALETDRSKQFGVILPLDHDRSQKSDGGYTGWVEIEQGCFFAVNYIVDDAPKAQIRGYRFREQDF from the coding sequence ATGGAAAAGCCAGGAGTCGGATATACCATCGAAAAATTCACCATAAGCCGGGATGATTCCCTGTATGAATGTTTCCCAAGCCTAGCAAGATGCAACAATGGAAGAATAATACTTACATATCGAGAGAGCGATTCCCACGTTGCAAGGGATTTTTGCAGACTAGTTGTGCGGATAAGCGATGACAATGGCAAGACGTTCTCAGAGCGAAAAATCTTGGCTGAGAGCCACCAGAAGGACGGCGTTCTGCTGAAATATAACTGTCCGAAGGTTCAGCAGCTAAAGGATGGACGCATACTGCTGATTTGTGATGTATTCAAAACTCCGCCAGCTGATGATGAGAAAGGTGGGGCAGGCTCGGATATAGTATTCTTTTTCAGCAATGACTGTGGGGAGACCTGGTCTGCTGAGCAAAAAACTGGCGTTCATGGCATCATGCCCGATGAAGTTATTGAGCTTGCGAACGGTGATTGGCTGTTGGCAACTCAGTTTCGGCGGGGGAATACCTTTCAGTGCGTGAGTCGAAGCACAGACGGCGGCAAAACATGGAGCGAACCTATCACCATTGCGGCGAGAGAAGGCTTTAATTTTTGCGAAGCGTCTATTCTCCAACTCCCGACTGGCGAGCTTGTGTGCTATATGCGCGAAAACAGCGGCAAAGGTCTGCCAATATACAAATCAATTTCAAAAGATGGTGGTAAAACTTGGGAAGGGCCATTTGAAACCTTGATGATGGCTGGCCATCGTCCTGTTGCTCATCTTACAAAAAGTGGAAAAGTCATGATAACCTATCGCCATCAACCAGGTGGTGCAGGAGCATGGGCAAAAAATACCTTTGCCTACCTTGAATCGGTTGAAAGCGCTTTGGAAACTGATAGGTCAAAACAGTTTGGAGTTATCTTACCTCTTGATCATGACCGAAGCCAAAAATCGGATGGTGGTTATACCGGCTGGGTCGAAATTGAACAGGGTTGCTTTTTTGCCGTTAATTACATAGTTGATGACGCACCAAAGGCGCAGATACGAGGATATAGGTTTAGAGAACAGGATTTTTAA
- a CDS encoding GAF domain-containing protein, with protein sequence MNQLIEEYSKLEAENKHLREMLAERDIEIEALRRLGQAIGSTFDTQHLLDVVADIAVQVTKTDTCFIYLLDDESEELVLRAAKGANRELLGKIRMKVGEGVTGWVAQERKHVALDRDAFRDRRYKAFAGLKEDRFHSMLSVPLIAGEQLVGVINIRTNPPHKYTESQIRLMEHIAEQVANAVQSSRLYRNMETQVSRLSTLSEVSRSMTSGMYLDEILGLIVNMTAETMNFKIVTVMLVDEEKQELVIRATQSTSREYIFKPNLKLGESLAGKAIQEGRPITVLDVKSTPEYRYPDIARKEGLCSMISVPLRVREKIIGVLNCYTDKPHVFTNGEIGILTALASHAALAIDNAKLVVKSAIIQEMHHRVKNNLQTIASLLRLQMHYAKTNSVETVLQESINRILSIASVHEVLSQEEMDTVNIKKVAENILAATCQSLLSSEKQVETSLSGPDILLPPAKATSVALILNELIQNAFKHGFKTLDKGNVAVRFSENEREIEIAVINDGTPLPKGFDLRQSRNLGLQIVESLVRDDLHGHFSLKSNKRITATVVFPK encoded by the coding sequence ATGAACCAACTCATAGAGGAATATAGCAAACTTGAGGCAGAGAACAAGCATCTCCGAGAAATGCTGGCAGAGCGCGATATCGAAATCGAAGCTCTCAGGCGGCTTGGGCAAGCAATCGGTTCGACATTCGATACCCAGCACTTGCTTGATGTGGTTGCCGACATAGCTGTCCAAGTCACAAAGACTGATACTTGCTTCATTTACCTCCTGGATGATGAAAGCGAGGAACTTGTTCTTAGGGCAGCAAAAGGTGCTAATAGAGAATTACTTGGCAAAATAAGAATGAAGGTTGGCGAAGGAGTCACGGGTTGGGTAGCCCAAGAACGAAAACACGTAGCGCTTGATAGAGACGCATTTAGGGATCGCCGTTACAAAGCCTTCGCCGGGCTAAAAGAAGACCGCTTTCATTCCATGCTTTCTGTTCCTCTCATTGCAGGCGAGCAACTTGTTGGTGTTATTAATATCCGCACGAATCCGCCCCACAAATACACTGAGAGCCAGATACGCCTGATGGAGCACATAGCCGAACAAGTAGCGAATGCCGTTCAAAGTTCGCGCCTCTATAGAAACATGGAGACCCAAGTATCGCGCCTTTCAACCTTATCTGAAGTCAGCCGCTCGATGACCTCCGGCATGTATCTCGATGAAATACTTGGCCTTATTGTTAACATGACTGCCGAAACGATGAATTTTAAAATCGTAACAGTCATGCTTGTAGATGAGGAAAAGCAAGAGCTTGTAATCCGTGCCACACAGAGCACCAGCCGAGAATATATATTCAAGCCAAATCTCAAGCTCGGTGAGAGTCTAGCAGGCAAAGCAATTCAAGAAGGCAGGCCAATTACTGTTCTTGACGTCAAAAGCACTCCTGAATACCGATATCCTGACATTGCCCGAAAGGAAGGACTCTGCTCAATGATTTCTGTCCCCCTGCGCGTGCGCGAAAAGATAATCGGGGTGCTCAATTGTTATACAGACAAACCGCATGTCTTCACGAATGGCGAGATTGGAATCCTCACAGCGCTTGCTAGCCATGCGGCTCTTGCCATTGATAACGCAAAGCTTGTCGTCAAGTCAGCAATCATCCAGGAAATGCACCACAGGGTTAAAAACAACCTGCAGACAATAGCTAGCCTCCTACGTCTACAAATGCACTATGCGAAAACTAACTCTGTCGAAACCGTGCTACAAGAAAGCATTAACCGAATCCTCAGCATAGCTTCCGTCCATGAAGTTCTTTCCCAAGAAGAAATGGATACCGTCAACATTAAGAAGGTCGCAGAAAATATCTTAGCTGCAACTTGCCAAAGTCTACTATCGTCCGAAAAACAAGTTGAAACCTCACTAAGTGGTCCGGATATCCTACTTCCCCCAGCAAAAGCCACCTCAGTGGCTCTCATCTTAAACGAACTCATTCAAAATGCGTTCAAGCATGGATTTAAGACTCTTGATAAGGGGAACGTTGCCGTAAGGTTTTCAGAAAATGAACGTGAAATTGAGATTGCAGTAATAAATGACGGCACACCGCTACCAAAAGGATTCGACCTTCGGCAGAGCCGCAACTTGGGACTTCAAATCGTAGAAAGTCTAGTCCGCGATGACCTCCATGGCCACTTTTCACTAAAAAGCAACAAAAGGATTACGGCAACGGTTGTGTTTCCGAAATAA
- the leuS gene encoding leucine--tRNA ligase, with product MAEKYDFQSIEKKWQERWSKAQLFKTRDDPEKPKYYYLDMFPYPSGELHMGHMRNYIIGDVISRCRVMQGYNVLHPMGFDSFGLPAENAAIERGIHPAKWTMDCIARMREQFGQLGISFDWNREVITCLPEYYKWNQWFFLKFLEKGLAYKKLAPVNWCPECQTVLANEEVEGGVCWRCGSTAVRKDLEQWFFKITEYADRLLQDIDLLEEWPERVRTMQRNWIGRSEGVVIKFKVAETGDDVPVYTTRQDTVYGVTYLVLAPEHPLVAKLTAGTEYEKPVKDFVAKVRTLSEIERLSTTLEKIGMFIGANAINPMNGEKVPIWIANYVLLEYGTGAVMGVPAHDERDFEFARKYGLEIREVIVPPGQAPQDPQHMVAAYIEPGIQINSGPFDGMPSEEAKKAIADYMEEHNIGHRQISYRLRDWLISRQRYWGTPIPIVYCEKCGMVAVPEDQLPVVLPTDVKFTGKGESPLTTSATFLYTDCPKCGGKARRETDTMATWIDSSWYFLRYASPHEDKMPFDKDAVNFWLPVDQYVGGVEHAVLHLLYSRFFTKVIKDLGLINFSEPFSRLFTQGMIYKDGFKMSKSRGNVVSPDYICSKYGADTGRMFILFIGPPDQDAEWSDQGIEGVFRYLNRVWRLFNANSANFDSSWREKLKGANLSVPERNMRRKTHQTIRKVTEDIERFHFNTSVSALMEMVNEMADYVDAIGSNPSAVSLAVLSEAMENLVLLLSPFTPHLADELWERLGKSDTTYQQSWPEFDPEIAKVEQVTIVLQVNGKVRDRIEVPVDTDRAELERLALESERIKSFLDNKPVRKVIVVPGKLVNIVV from the coding sequence ATGGCAGAGAAATACGATTTTCAGTCAATCGAGAAAAAGTGGCAAGAACGATGGTCTAAAGCTCAGCTATTTAAAACCCGGGACGATCCCGAAAAGCCAAAGTATTACTACCTCGATATGTTCCCATATCCTTCTGGTGAGTTGCACATGGGCCACATGCGCAACTATATCATAGGCGATGTTATTTCTCGTTGCAGAGTAATGCAAGGATATAATGTCCTCCATCCGATGGGCTTTGATTCCTTTGGGCTACCTGCTGAGAACGCAGCTATTGAACGTGGCATCCACCCGGCTAAATGGACGATGGATTGCATTGCTCGGATGCGCGAGCAATTTGGCCAACTTGGGATTTCCTTCGATTGGAACCGCGAGGTCATAACATGCCTTCCAGAATACTATAAATGGAACCAATGGTTCTTTCTAAAGTTTTTGGAAAAAGGCTTGGCATACAAGAAGCTTGCGCCAGTGAACTGGTGCCCCGAATGTCAGACTGTATTGGCGAATGAGGAAGTCGAAGGCGGCGTATGTTGGCGTTGTGGTAGCACTGCTGTTCGAAAAGATTTGGAACAGTGGTTCTTCAAAATCACAGAATACGCTGATCGCTTATTGCAAGATATCGATTTGCTAGAAGAATGGCCTGAACGTGTGCGAACAATGCAGCGTAATTGGATTGGCCGTAGCGAAGGCGTCGTTATTAAATTCAAAGTTGCGGAGACTGGCGACGATGTTCCTGTTTACACTACACGCCAGGATACTGTTTATGGCGTAACATATCTGGTTCTCGCCCCCGAACATCCACTAGTGGCAAAGCTCACTGCTGGCACGGAGTATGAAAAGCCTGTTAAAGATTTTGTGGCTAAAGTGCGAACTTTGAGTGAGATAGAGCGCCTATCAACTACACTGGAAAAGATTGGCATGTTTATTGGGGCTAACGCTATCAATCCAATGAATGGAGAGAAAGTTCCAATTTGGATTGCAAATTACGTTTTACTAGAATACGGGACAGGTGCGGTCATGGGGGTCCCAGCGCATGATGAACGTGATTTTGAATTTGCAAGGAAATATGGCTTGGAAATTCGAGAGGTTATTGTTCCTCCAGGTCAAGCACCACAGGACCCTCAGCATATGGTGGCAGCTTATATCGAACCAGGTATTCAAATCAACTCGGGGCCATTCGATGGTATGCCAAGCGAAGAAGCCAAGAAGGCTATTGCAGATTATATGGAGGAACATAATATAGGCCATCGGCAGATAAGCTACCGCTTGCGCGACTGGCTTATTTCTCGCCAGCGTTATTGGGGCACGCCAATCCCGATTGTTTATTGTGAGAAATGTGGCATGGTGGCTGTTCCCGAAGACCAGCTTCCCGTTGTCTTGCCAACGGATGTGAAGTTTACCGGTAAAGGTGAGTCACCACTTACAACGTCAGCCACGTTCTTATATACGGATTGTCCTAAATGTGGTGGAAAAGCAAGACGCGAAACTGATACCATGGCGACATGGATAGACTCGTCTTGGTATTTCCTAAGATACGCCAGTCCGCATGAAGATAAAATGCCATTTGACAAGGACGCAGTTAACTTTTGGCTGCCTGTTGACCAATATGTCGGTGGCGTTGAGCATGCAGTACTCCACTTACTTTACTCCAGGTTCTTTACAAAAGTAATTAAGGACCTTGGCTTAATTAATTTCTCTGAGCCATTTTCACGCCTATTTACCCAGGGCATGATTTATAAAGATGGCTTTAAGATGAGCAAATCTCGTGGCAATGTGGTCTCCCCAGATTATATTTGTAGCAAGTATGGCGCGGATACAGGGCGCATGTTCATTTTATTTATCGGACCTCCCGACCAGGACGCTGAATGGAGCGATCAAGGCATCGAAGGGGTTTTTAGGTATCTAAATCGCGTCTGGCGCCTCTTCAACGCAAATTCCGCAAACTTCGATTCGTCTTGGAGAGAAAAGCTCAAAGGCGCGAACCTGAGCGTGCCTGAGCGGAATATGCGTCGAAAAACCCATCAAACAATTCGCAAGGTTACCGAAGATATTGAGCGTTTCCACTTTAATACTTCGGTGAGTGCTTTAATGGAAATGGTGAATGAGATGGCAGATTATGTAGATGCCATTGGTTCTAACCCATCAGCTGTCAGCCTTGCTGTTCTGTCTGAAGCTATGGAAAACCTTGTCTTGCTTCTCAGTCCATTTACTCCTCACTTGGCAGATGAGCTTTGGGAGCGCCTGGGGAAATCGGACACCACATACCAGCAGAGTTGGCCTGAGTTCGACCCTGAGATTGCTAAGGTTGAGCAAGTTACAATTGTGCTTCAAGTGAACGGCAAAGTCCGAGATAGAATTGAAGTACCCGTGGACACCGACCGCGCAGAGCTTGAGCGGCTTGCCCTAGAAAGCGAAAGAATCAAGTCGTTCCTAGATAATAAACCTGTGAGAAAAGTTATTGTTGTTCCAGGAAAGTTGGTGAATATAGTAGTTTAA
- the folP gene encoding dihydropteroate synthase, whose product MGGHNARVYTSRRQDDLEAEMTRIGAEWAGVIRMLPKAEHYVIKLDNVRTPAALILKEEMLAKGGDAAIHRDCITGRIEHSDVLLMGTGKVFDQVIHDLHDQQFSLPEIADEITLAIENYRSPISLMPSPSELPVCLQSFYSTMRERTLIMGILNVTPDSFSDGGLYVDKNAAIERGLEMIDEGADVIDIGGESSRPGAEPVPVEEELARVVPIIQELSKRVSVPISIDTYKPEVARAALDAGASIINDITGLVNPLMRALAAERKVPVIIMHMKGNPQTMQDNPVYEDVVSEVMKFLRQRTEQVVEAGLPEEYVIIDPGIGFGKTVEHNLEIIYKLRDFKSLGSPILIGTSRKSFIGKILGGLPPTGRLEGTAATVAISIANGANIVRVHDVKQMAKVARMTDAIVRFISETQPLP is encoded by the coding sequence ATGGGTGGGCACAACGCTAGGGTCTATACCTCTCGGAGGCAGGATGACCTGGAAGCTGAGATGACGAGAATCGGAGCGGAGTGGGCCGGTGTCATCAGAATGCTTCCGAAGGCAGAACACTACGTTATCAAGCTGGACAACGTGCGCACCCCAGCGGCGCTCATCCTTAAGGAAGAAATGCTGGCAAAGGGTGGAGATGCGGCCATCCATCGAGACTGCATCACCGGTCGTATTGAGCACTCAGACGTACTGCTCATGGGTACTGGGAAGGTTTTTGACCAGGTGATTCATGACCTCCACGACCAGCAGTTTTCGTTGCCGGAAATCGCCGACGAAATCACTTTGGCAATCGAAAATTACCGTAGCCCAATTTCGCTTATGCCTTCTCCAAGTGAGCTTCCTGTCTGTCTCCAGTCGTTCTATTCTACTATGCGCGAGCGCACCCTAATCATGGGAATATTGAATGTTACGCCTGATTCCTTCTCCGACGGAGGATTGTATGTAGATAAAAATGCTGCCATTGAGCGCGGCTTGGAAATGATAGATGAGGGTGCTGACGTGATTGACATTGGCGGCGAATCAAGCCGTCCCGGTGCCGAACCTGTGCCTGTTGAAGAAGAGCTTGCAAGGGTCGTTCCGATAATTCAGGAGCTTTCAAAGCGTGTATCGGTTCCGATTTCAATTGACACATATAAGCCGGAAGTCGCACGTGCAGCGCTGGATGCAGGCGCAAGCATTATCAACGACATCACAGGCCTTGTAAATCCGCTTATGAGGGCACTTGCCGCCGAGCGAAAAGTCCCTGTGATAATCATGCATATGAAGGGCAATCCACAAACCATGCAAGATAATCCTGTCTATGAAGATGTGGTATCTGAGGTTATGAAATTTCTCCGCCAGCGCACAGAGCAAGTAGTCGAGGCTGGCTTGCCAGAAGAATACGTAATTATTGATCCTGGTATTGGTTTTGGCAAAACTGTCGAACACAACCTTGAGATTATCTACAAACTGCGCGATTTCAAGTCGCTTGGCTCCCCCATTTTGATAGGCACATCAAGAAAGTCCTTCATCGGCAAAATTCTGGGCGGCCTCCCACCCACCGGGCGCTTGGAAGGTACTGCCGCCACTGTGGCCATTAGTATTGCCAACGGAGCGAATATCGTTCGGGTGCATGATGTAAAACAAATGGCAAAGGTGGCGAGAATGACCGATGCTATTGTTCGGTTTATTTCGGAAACACAACCGTTGCCGTAA
- a CDS encoding carbohydrate-binding family 9-like protein, whose protein sequence is MAKLLLLAYVAICQTVIKVQPTIVDPSQWSYYEVHRTKAPITVDGVLTEKEWGHAPETSPFREVFQPGDLQEARTTAKLLWDDKYLYVAFICWDDDIWSNYTKFDDPVYAEEAAEIFIDPEGCGRHYWEIDISPRNVVVDLNITRAGFQANAATLARYNVKGLKTGVKVYGTLDNRNDKDEKWTAELAIPWLDFKGRKVNVPPKIGDSWRANMFRCERAGPEKEDDQFLSWSLSPGVFHQPKNFGVLVFCE, encoded by the coding sequence TTGGCTAAGCTTCTTCTTCTGGCTTATGTTGCTATTTGTCAGACAGTAATCAAAGTCCAACCGACCATTGTTGACCCATCCCAGTGGTCGTATTATGAAGTCCACAGGACAAAGGCTCCAATAACAGTTGACGGTGTCCTTACCGAGAAAGAGTGGGGCCATGCGCCCGAAACTTCGCCCTTTAGAGAAGTATTTCAGCCTGGAGATCTTCAAGAGGCGCGAACTACAGCAAAGCTTCTGTGGGATGACAAATACCTTTACGTAGCCTTCATCTGCTGGGATGATGATATTTGGAGCAATTATACCAAGTTCGATGACCCCGTTTATGCTGAAGAAGCCGCTGAGATTTTCATAGATCCCGAAGGTTGCGGGCGGCACTACTGGGAGATAGACATCAGCCCGCGCAATGTGGTTGTTGATTTAAACATTACGCGCGCTGGTTTTCAAGCTAATGCTGCTACGCTTGCACGCTATAATGTCAAAGGGTTGAAGACCGGCGTGAAGGTTTACGGGACGCTCGACAATCGAAACGACAAAGATGAGAAGTGGACTGCCGAATTGGCCATCCCTTGGTTGGATTTTAAGGGCAGGAAAGTTAATGTCCCTCCAAAAATAGGTGATTCGTGGAGAGCTAATATGTTTCGTTGTGAGCGTGCCGGGCCAGAGAAGGAAGACGACCAATTCCTTTCGTGGTCCCTTTCACCAGGCGTATTTCATCAGCCGAAAAACTTTGGCGTGCTTGTATTTTGCGAGTAG
- a CDS encoding tetratricopeptide repeat protein yields MSAQQNRKKRLTSADYLKKADELEANGEFEKAIELLNKAIRTAKDKPLLYYRLAVLCRSQRRMDDAILAAKRALRIKPDDLRSRDLLLEILLELGRVDDAIKEAKELLKYSPHSLSARDVLSIAYLQKGMLEKALQVTNELISLDPMSPLNHFKKAVLYQQKGDIGNAVQEFTRVLEMQPDEDTAREARQAIEVLDNYQLRHILMLAAEDYIFRAKLIRDPAAAALERGFYLSYSGMATLKQIQFEELPEVWAEWKQKFYH; encoded by the coding sequence GTGTCGGCTCAACAAAATCGAAAGAAAAGGTTGACATCGGCTGATTATTTAAAGAAAGCGGACGAACTTGAGGCGAATGGAGAGTTTGAGAAGGCAATCGAGCTTCTAAATAAAGCCATTCGTACGGCCAAAGACAAGCCGCTTTTATATTATCGGTTAGCTGTGCTTTGCAGAAGCCAGCGAAGAATGGATGACGCCATTCTGGCCGCTAAGCGTGCCCTGAGAATCAAGCCGGATGATCTTCGGAGCCGCGATCTGCTTCTGGAAATCCTGTTGGAGCTTGGGCGAGTTGATGATGCGATAAAAGAGGCAAAAGAACTCCTCAAATACTCACCACATAGCCTAAGTGCGCGAGACGTTCTCAGCATAGCTTATCTTCAAAAAGGAATGCTTGAAAAAGCACTGCAGGTTACAAATGAATTGATAAGTCTAGATCCTATGTCACCATTAAATCATTTTAAGAAGGCAGTGCTCTATCAGCAGAAGGGCGACATTGGCAATGCTGTTCAGGAGTTCACTAGGGTGTTGGAAATGCAGCCCGATGAGGATACAGCGCGTGAGGCTAGACAAGCAATTGAGGTTCTGGACAATTACCAGCTTCGCCACATACTTATGCTAGCGGCAGAGGATTACATATTCCGCGCAAAGCTAATTCGCGATCCGGCGGCGGCAGCCTTGGAAAGGGGATTCTATCTTAGCTACTCCGGAATGGCGACACTCAAACAAATTCAGTTTGAAGAATTGCCGGAAGTCTGGGCTGAATGGAAGCAAAAATTTTACCACTAA
- a CDS encoding Gfo/Idh/MocA family oxidoreductase, translating into MKDKVGYGIIGCGVIAPWHAGAVSRIPDAELIAVCDIVPEKAEKIKNDFGAKYVYTDYKEMLKRDDIDIVSICTPSGMHADMGIDAALAGKHVMTEKPIDISLEKIDKLIQTCAEQKVKLACIFQRRTSPLWQLVKKTIDAGKLGKLVLGDAYLKYFRSQEYYDSAGWRGTWALDGGGALMNQGVHCVDLLRWIMGPIDTIFGFADHLVRKIEVEDTSVAAIRFKNGAFGVLEGTTSVTPGMNHRLEFHGEKGTILVDGENIVRWDVPGEDKQEVTKSLQDQVGNASSDPTAISQHGHQVQIADLIAAVKEDREPMVNGAEARHAVEVILAVYQSARTGQPVKL; encoded by the coding sequence ATGAAAGACAAAGTTGGTTACGGTATTATTGGATGCGGCGTAATCGCACCATGGCACGCCGGAGCAGTTAGCAGAATTCCTGATGCGGAATTAATTGCTGTATGCGACATCGTTCCAGAAAAAGCAGAGAAAATCAAAAACGATTTTGGCGCGAAATACGTATATACCGATTACAAAGAAATGCTCAAACGAGATGATATTGATATCGTCTCGATATGTACGCCCAGTGGTATGCATGCGGATATGGGAATAGACGCTGCTCTTGCTGGAAAGCATGTAATGACCGAGAAGCCTATTGATATCAGCCTTGAGAAGATAGACAAGCTAATCCAAACCTGCGCCGAACAGAAAGTTAAGCTTGCGTGCATCTTTCAGCGGCGCACATCGCCATTATGGCAGCTTGTCAAGAAAACAATCGATGCTGGCAAGTTGGGCAAGCTTGTGTTGGGCGATGCGTATCTTAAGTATTTCCGAAGTCAGGAATATTACGATAGCGCGGGTTGGCGTGGAACGTGGGCGCTCGATGGTGGCGGTGCCCTCATGAACCAAGGCGTTCACTGTGTTGACCTTCTCCGCTGGATAATGGGGCCAATTGACACAATCTTTGGTTTTGCCGACCATCTTGTAAGGAAAATTGAAGTGGAGGATACTTCAGTCGCCGCAATTCGATTCAAAAATGGAGCTTTTGGCGTGCTAGAAGGAACAACTTCTGTGACGCCAGGTATGAATCACCGATTGGAGTTTCATGGCGAGAAGGGGACAATACTTGTAGACGGTGAAAATATCGTTCGCTGGGACGTGCCGGGCGAAGATAAGCAAGAGGTCACAAAAAGCCTTCAAGACCAGGTGGGCAATGCGTCTTCGGACCCAACTGCTATTTCTCAGCACGGCCACCAAGTGCAAATTGCGGACTTAATTGCTGCTGTGAAAGAAGATAGGGAGCCAATGGTGAACGGTGCTGAGGCAAGGCACGCAGTTGAAGTGATTCTTGCTGTTTACCAATCGGCACGGACTGGCCAGCCTGTCAAACTATAA